The following coding sequences are from one Gemmatimonadaceae bacterium window:
- a CDS encoding LptF/LptG family permease gives MRIIKPLDRYVLAEWVKIFAGTALGFPLLVIIIDLTEKLDKYLNRNLTPKDIGLAYLYGVPDTMFLVMPAAVLFATVFSVGSFTRHSEITAAKASGISFYRFILPMAFGALLATALGLGIGAVSPYTNARRVELLKERQFSNRSTRFNFTYAAEGGRVYTIAGADVEQRALDQVVIERKGKDAAYPTYFVSARSGKYDARRKRWTLQSGTMHILPTDAMNISITFDSLRDRRMTEDPRTLMASSKVPDEMTFAELGSFIRNLERSGSDVGALKVGRMLKIAIPVTCVIIMLFGAPLATSTQRGGTAFGVGISLGTTVIFLMLVQLTQAIGSKGLVPPNLAAWLPGMVFGTVGIILLSRVRT, from the coding sequence ATGCGGATCATCAAGCCGCTCGACCGCTACGTCCTGGCGGAGTGGGTGAAGATCTTCGCCGGCACGGCGCTGGGCTTCCCGCTGCTCGTGATCATCATCGACCTCACCGAGAAGCTGGACAAGTATCTCAACCGCAACCTGACGCCGAAGGACATCGGGCTCGCGTACCTCTACGGCGTGCCCGACACGATGTTCCTCGTGATGCCGGCCGCGGTGCTCTTCGCGACGGTCTTCTCGGTGGGCAGCTTCACGCGGCACTCGGAAATCACGGCCGCCAAGGCGAGCGGGATCAGCTTCTACCGGTTCATCCTGCCGATGGCCTTCGGCGCGCTGCTGGCCACGGCGCTGGGACTCGGCATTGGCGCCGTGTCGCCGTACACGAACGCGCGGCGCGTCGAGCTGCTCAAGGAACGGCAGTTCAGCAACCGGTCCACCCGCTTCAACTTCACGTACGCCGCGGAGGGCGGGCGGGTCTACACGATTGCCGGGGCCGATGTGGAACAGCGCGCGCTGGACCAGGTGGTCATCGAGCGAAAGGGCAAGGACGCCGCCTACCCGACGTATTTCGTCAGCGCGCGCTCGGGCAAGTACGACGCGCGGCGGAAGCGCTGGACGCTGCAGTCGGGAACGATGCACATCCTCCCGACCGATGCGATGAACATCAGCATCACCTTCGACTCGCTGCGCGATCGGCGGATGACCGAGGACCCGCGAACGCTGATGGCAAGTTCGAAGGTGCCGGACGAGATGACCTTCGCCGAACTCGGGAGCTTCATCCGCAACCTGGAGCGCTCGGGAAGCGACGTGGGCGCGCTGAAGGTGGGGCGCATGCTGAAGATCGCGATCCCCGTGACGTGCGTCATCATCATGCTCTTCGGCGCGCCGCTGGCGACGAGCACGCAGCGCGGCGGCACCGCCTTCGGTGTCGGCATCAGCCTCGGCACGACGGTGATCTTCCTCATGCTCGTGCAGCTCACGCAGGCGATCGGCTCGAAGGGGCTGGTGCCGCCGAACCTGGCAGCGTGGCTGCCGGGGATGGTTTTTGGCACCGTTGGGATCATTCTGCTTTCCAGGGTCAGGACCTAG
- a CDS encoding four helix bundle protein: MHQYEQLTVWKRSMALAALLQAEARTVSAYLDRTAWSQILRAATSVPANIAEGAMRSSPRDFANFLSIAIGSAAELHALLLIAAESGLVPPDRAKHTAAEARELRQMLVSLRGRILGQQRQRSPR; this comes from the coding sequence ATGCATCAGTACGAGCAGCTCACGGTCTGGAAGCGATCCATGGCGCTGGCGGCCTTGCTGCAGGCTGAGGCGCGTACGGTCTCGGCGTACCTTGACCGCACCGCATGGAGCCAGATTCTCCGCGCCGCAACGAGCGTGCCGGCGAACATCGCGGAGGGTGCCATGCGGTCGAGCCCACGCGACTTTGCGAACTTCCTCTCCATCGCCATCGGCTCAGCCGCGGAGCTTCACGCCTTGCTGCTCATCGCGGCCGAGAGCGGACTCGTTCCTCCCGACCGCGCCAAGCACACCGCCGCCGAGGCCAGGGAACTGCGCCAGATGCTAGTCAGCCTGCGCGGCCGCATCCTCGGCCAGCAAAGGCAACGCTCACCCCGGTAG